A genomic region of Ewingella sp. CoE-038-23 contains the following coding sequences:
- a CDS encoding Slp family lipoprotein, whose protein sequence is MRRWSAVQQFSGFKRSVFQSKRLALSAIGLSVLLLSGCVTVPADIRGTTDTPQMNLQVVQGAPQLYVGQESRFGGKVISVTNEQNKTRLEIATVPLDDAARPILGAASLGRIHAYVNGFVDPVDLRDQLVTVVGPITGAEKGTIGQSSYNFITVDVNSYKRWHLSQQVVMPPQPIGPWGYYGPYNSRWGRGFGPGWGPGWYDPQPARVETFVTE, encoded by the coding sequence ATGCGTAGGTGGTCGGCAGTGCAACAGTTTTCTGGTTTTAAACGTTCTGTTTTTCAGTCTAAACGCCTGGCGCTTAGCGCCATTGGGTTAAGCGTTTTGTTGCTGTCCGGCTGTGTTACCGTGCCTGCGGATATTCGCGGTACCACGGATACACCGCAGATGAATCTGCAAGTGGTGCAGGGCGCGCCGCAGCTGTATGTCGGCCAAGAGTCGCGCTTCGGCGGTAAAGTGATCAGCGTGACCAATGAGCAGAACAAAACGCGGCTGGAAATCGCCACCGTGCCGCTGGATGACGCAGCAAGGCCGATTCTGGGCGCAGCGTCGCTGGGGCGAATTCACGCCTATGTGAACGGCTTTGTGGATCCGGTCGATCTGCGAGACCAACTTGTCACCGTCGTCGGGCCAATTACCGGCGCGGAGAAGGGCACCATCGGCCAGTCCTCTTACAATTTTATCACTGTGGACGTGAACAGCTACAAACGCTGGCACCTGTCTCAACAGGTGGTGATGCCGCCGCAGCCAATTGGCCCGTGGGGCTACTACGGTCCGTATAACTCACGCTGGGGCAGAGGCTTTGGTCCAGGCTGGGGACCGGGCTGGTATGACCCACAACCGGCTCGTGTAGAAACCTTCGTGACCGAATAA
- the tsaB gene encoding tRNA (adenosine(37)-N6)-threonylcarbamoyltransferase complex dimerization subunit type 1 TsaB, whose protein sequence is MSTRILAIDTATEACSVALYNNGETLAHFELCAREHTQRILPMVQQILSEAGLTLNQVDALAFGRGPGSFTGVRIGIGVAQGLAFGAELPLLPVSTLMTMAQGAYRLTQATRVLAAIDARMGEVYWAEYLRGEDGEWQGEQSEAVLKPEQLLPRAQALTGRFATVGTGWQTYPDLLGESSAVELFDGKMCLPQAEDMLPLALNMWKSGVRVSAEHAEPVYLRNEVTWKKLPGR, encoded by the coding sequence ATGTCCACACGAATTTTAGCAATTGATACGGCGACTGAAGCCTGCTCGGTTGCGCTTTACAATAATGGCGAAACCCTCGCTCATTTCGAACTTTGCGCCCGTGAACATACGCAGCGCATTTTGCCGATGGTGCAGCAGATCCTGTCCGAAGCCGGCTTGACGCTGAATCAGGTTGACGCGCTGGCCTTTGGCCGCGGCCCTGGCAGCTTTACCGGCGTGCGTATCGGCATTGGCGTGGCGCAAGGGCTGGCCTTCGGCGCTGAGCTGCCGCTGTTGCCCGTTTCCACGCTGATGACCATGGCGCAGGGCGCCTATCGCCTGACCCAAGCGACCCGCGTCTTGGCGGCGATTGATGCCCGCATGGGCGAAGTCTACTGGGCTGAATACCTGCGCGGTGAAGATGGCGAATGGCAGGGCGAGCAGTCCGAAGCCGTGCTGAAACCCGAGCAGCTGTTACCCCGCGCTCAGGCACTGACCGGGCGCTTTGCCACGGTTGGCACCGGCTGGCAGACCTACCCAGATTTGCTGGGTGAATCATCTGCCGTGGAATTATTTGATGGCAAAATGTGTCTGCCGCAGGCCGAAGATATGCTGCCTCTGGCCCTGAACATGTGGAAATCCGGCGTTCGCGTCAGCGCTGAGCATGCCGAGCCGGTTTATCTGCGTAATGAAGTGACCTGGAAAAAGCTTCCTGGCCGTTAA
- a CDS encoding ATP-dependent DNA helicase: MIDDFAPDGALAQKIEGFKPREPQRLMAQAVSTAIKNKQGLVVEAGTGTGKTYAYLAPALRSGKKVIISTGSKALQDQLYSRDLPKVATALKFKGKLALLKGRSNYLCIERLEQQSLSGGELASQSLSDLVHLRNWSSMTEEGDISTCSVVAEDSHVWPLVTSTNDNCLGSDCPAYKDCFVVKARRKAMDADVVVVNHHLFMADMVVKESGFGELIPTADVMIFDEAHQIPDIASQYFGQQVTSRQLLDMAKDITIAYRTEVRDSVQLQKSADRLSQSTMDFRLALGEPGFRGNLRDVLNQPAIQRALLLLDDALELCYDVVKLSLGRSALLDAAFERATLYRNRLKRLKDVSIPGYSYWYECNSRHFVLALTPLSVTDKFSEMMTDKPGAWIFTSATLSVNDQLHHFTERLGLNDAETLLLASPFDYANQALLCVPRFLPSPNERGGSRQLARMLRPVIEANKGRCFFLCTSHQMMRELAEEFRASMTLPVLVQGETSKGQLLAQFVEAGNALLVATSSFWEGVDVRGEALSCVIIDKLPFTSPDDPLLKARIEDCRLRGGDPFNEVQLPDAVITLKQGVGRLIRDTDDRGVMIICDNRLVMRPYGEVFLNSLPPTPRTRDLDRAIRFLQESQQQK, encoded by the coding sequence GTGATAGACGATTTTGCACCAGACGGCGCGTTAGCGCAGAAAATTGAAGGTTTTAAACCCCGTGAACCTCAGCGTCTGATGGCGCAGGCCGTCAGTACGGCTATCAAAAATAAGCAAGGTTTGGTGGTGGAAGCCGGTACAGGTACCGGTAAAACTTACGCTTATCTGGCCCCCGCGCTGCGTTCCGGTAAAAAAGTCATTATCTCCACTGGCTCGAAAGCCCTGCAGGACCAGCTCTATTCCCGCGACCTGCCAAAAGTCGCCACGGCGCTGAAATTCAAAGGCAAATTAGCTTTGCTGAAAGGGCGCTCCAACTACCTGTGCATTGAGCGTCTGGAGCAGCAATCGCTCTCCGGCGGCGAGCTTGCCAGCCAGTCGCTGAGCGATTTAGTGCATCTGCGTAACTGGTCGAGCATGACCGAAGAGGGTGACATCAGCACCTGCTCGGTGGTAGCCGAAGACAGCCACGTCTGGCCGCTGGTCACCAGTACCAATGACAACTGTTTGGGCAGCGACTGCCCGGCCTACAAAGACTGCTTCGTAGTGAAGGCGCGCCGCAAAGCCATGGATGCCGACGTGGTGGTGGTCAACCACCACCTGTTTATGGCCGACATGGTGGTGAAAGAGAGCGGCTTTGGCGAACTGATCCCCACCGCCGACGTGATGATTTTCGACGAAGCCCATCAGATCCCTGACATTGCCAGCCAATATTTCGGCCAGCAGGTGACCAGCCGCCAGCTGCTGGACATGGCGAAAGACATCACCATCGCCTATCGCACCGAGGTTCGCGACTCGGTTCAGTTGCAAAAGAGCGCCGATCGCCTGAGCCAAAGCACCATGGACTTCCGCCTAGCACTGGGCGAGCCGGGCTTTAGAGGTAATCTGCGTGACGTGCTCAATCAGCCCGCCATCCAGCGCGCGCTGCTGTTGCTTGATGACGCGCTGGAGCTTTGCTACGACGTGGTGAAGCTCTCCCTTGGCCGCTCGGCCTTGCTGGACGCGGCGTTCGAGCGCGCTACGCTGTATCGCAATCGCCTCAAGCGTCTGAAAGATGTCTCTATTCCCGGCTACAGCTACTGGTACGAATGCAACTCGCGCCACTTCGTGCTGGCCCTGACGCCGCTATCGGTGACTGACAAATTCAGCGAAATGATGACTGACAAACCGGGCGCGTGGATTTTCACCTCCGCGACCCTTTCGGTGAACGATCAGCTGCATCATTTTACCGAGCGTCTCGGCCTGAACGACGCCGAAACGCTGCTGCTCGCCAGCCCCTTTGATTACGCCAATCAGGCGCTACTCTGTGTCCCGCGCTTCCTGCCTTCGCCCAACGAGCGCGGCGGCTCGCGCCAGCTGGCGCGCATGCTGCGCCCGGTGATTGAAGCCAACAAGGGGCGCTGCTTCTTCCTCTGCACCTCGCACCAGATGATGCGCGAACTGGCCGAAGAGTTTCGTGCCAGCATGACACTGCCGGTTTTGGTGCAGGGTGAAACCAGTAAGGGCCAGCTGCTGGCGCAGTTTGTCGAGGCGGGTAACGCCTTGCTGGTGGCAACCAGCAGCTTCTGGGAAGGGGTAGACGTGCGCGGAGAGGCACTGTCGTGCGTGATTATCGACAAACTGCCCTTTACCTCGCCGGATGACCCTCTGCTCAAGGCGCGCATTGAGGACTGCCGCCTGCGCGGTGGCGATCCGTTCAATGAAGTCCAGCTGCCGGACGCGGTGATCACCTTGAAGCAGGGCGTCGGGCGTTTGATCCGCGACACTGACGATCGCGGCGTGATGATTATCTGCGACAACCGGCTGGTGATGCGCCCTTACGGCGAGGTATTTTTAAACAGCCTGCCGCCGACGCCGCGCACCCGAGATTTAGACCGCGCAATCCGCTTCCTGCAAGAGTCTCAACAGCAGAAATAG
- a CDS encoding RidA family protein, protein MTIERIRPEPRMSDVVIHNDTLYYTAVPENLDADAKAQTAETLAIIDAVLKEAGSDKSKILDATLFLVHKEDFKAMNEAWDAWVSPGNAPVRCTVQANLMNPKYKIEIKIIAAR, encoded by the coding sequence ATGACTATCGAACGTATCAGACCCGAGCCGCGCATGTCCGACGTCGTGATCCATAACGACACCCTGTATTACACCGCCGTGCCGGAAAATCTGGACGCCGACGCCAAAGCGCAGACGGCTGAGACACTGGCTATCATTGACGCCGTGTTAAAAGAAGCGGGTTCTGATAAGAGCAAAATCCTCGATGCCACCCTGTTCTTGGTGCACAAAGAAGATTTTAAAGCGATGAACGAAGCTTGGGATGCGTGGGTTTCTCCGGGCAATGCGCCAGTGCGTTGCACCGTGCAGGCCAACCTGATGAACCCGAAATATAAGATTGAAATTAAAATCATCGCCGCGCGTTAA
- a CDS encoding bifunctional 4-hydroxy-2-oxoglutarate aldolase/2-dehydro-3-deoxy-phosphogluconate aldolase, with protein MKNWKTSAEQILTSGPVVPVIVINKLEHAVPLAKALVAGGVRVLEVTLRTACAVDAIKAIAKEVPDAIIGAGTVLNPEQLAEVTAAGAQFAISPGLTEPLLKAANAGPIPLIPGISTVSELMLGLDAGLREFKFFPAEANGGVKALQAIAGPFPQVRFCPTGGITPNNYRDYLALKSVLCIGGSWLVPADALESGDYARITQLAQEAVAGAKQ; from the coding sequence ATGAAAAACTGGAAAACAAGCGCGGAACAGATCCTGACCTCAGGTCCGGTGGTTCCGGTGATTGTGATTAACAAACTCGAACACGCGGTGCCGCTGGCGAAAGCTTTGGTTGCGGGCGGCGTGCGAGTGTTGGAAGTGACTCTGCGCACCGCCTGCGCGGTTGACGCTATTAAAGCTATCGCCAAGGAAGTGCCGGACGCGATTATCGGCGCGGGCACGGTGTTGAACCCTGAACAACTGGCCGAAGTAACCGCCGCTGGCGCGCAGTTCGCCATCAGCCCGGGCTTAACCGAGCCGCTGCTGAAAGCTGCCAATGCTGGCCCAATTCCGCTGATCCCTGGCATTAGCACGGTGTCTGAACTGATGCTGGGTCTGGATGCCGGTCTGCGCGAGTTCAAGTTCTTCCCGGCGGAAGCCAACGGTGGGGTAAAAGCGCTGCAAGCCATCGCAGGGCCATTCCCGCAGGTGCGTTTCTGTCCGACCGGCGGCATTACGCCAAACAACTACCGTGACTACTTGGCGCTGAAAAGCGTGCTGTGCATCGGCGGTTCATGGCTGGTTCCGGCAGATGCGCTGGAGTCAGGGGATTACGCGCGGATCACCCAACTGGCCCAAGAAGCCGTGGCGGGTGCCAAGCAGTGA
- the pgl gene encoding 6-phosphogluconolactonase: MANFVEFSGALALTQNFAGKIADALREGIKANGKASLVVSGGRTPVDLFTLLARQELDWSKVVITLADERWVSPDNSASNEKTVRNNLLQGPALAATFIGLKNDAASPFEGASATEVALQQLPRPIDVVILGMGDDGHTASLFPGAANLGEALDLDSGRTCLGMTPLTAPLDRITLTLPVLLDSRNIYLHLNGEAKRDVYERAEKGTDVNEMPVRAVLNQQQTPVSVYWSA; this comes from the coding sequence ATGGCCAATTTTGTCGAATTTTCCGGCGCGCTGGCGCTGACCCAAAACTTCGCCGGAAAGATTGCGGATGCGCTGCGTGAAGGCATCAAAGCAAACGGCAAAGCCAGTCTGGTGGTATCAGGGGGCCGCACGCCGGTCGACCTGTTCACGCTGCTGGCACGTCAGGAGCTGGATTGGAGCAAGGTGGTGATCACCTTGGCTGATGAACGTTGGGTCAGCCCGGACAATAGCGCCAGCAATGAAAAAACGGTGCGCAACAACCTGCTGCAAGGCCCGGCGCTCGCCGCGACCTTTATTGGCCTGAAGAACGATGCCGCTTCGCCGTTTGAAGGGGCATCCGCTACCGAAGTGGCGTTGCAGCAATTGCCGCGACCTATCGACGTGGTGATCCTCGGCATGGGCGATGACGGCCACACGGCGTCACTGTTCCCCGGTGCGGCAAACCTTGGCGAAGCCTTGGATTTGGACTCGGGGCGCACCTGTCTGGGTATGACCCCGCTGACTGCGCCTCTGGACCGCATTACGCTGACCTTGCCGGTGCTGCTCGACAGTCGCAATATCTATTTGCATCTGAACGGCGAAGCCAAGCGCGATGTCTATGAGCGCGCTGAAAAGGGGACCGACGTGAATGAAATGCCGGTCCGCGCGGTGCTGAATCAACAGCAAACGCCGGTCAGCGTCTATTGGTCGGCTTAA